Proteins from a single region of Sandaracinaceae bacterium:
- a CDS encoding helix-turn-helix domain-containing protein — protein sequence MSTPATVIQRSSDLSRLVREARLQQGITQQTLSAGAGIAGPALSNIELAKVDPRLDSVLRILSALGLELVVQSRPSELRPGDVWK from the coding sequence ATGAGCACCCCCGCGACGGTCATCCAGCGCTCCTCGGATCTGAGCCGCCTCGTGCGCGAGGCGCGCCTCCAGCAAGGCATCACCCAGCAGACGCTCAGCGCCGGAGCGGGCATCGCTGGCCCGGCGCTGTCCAACATCGAGCTCGCCAAGGTGGATCCGAGGCTGGACAGCGTGCTGCGCATCCTCAGCGCCCTCGGTCTCGAGCTGGTGGTTCAGTCACGCCCTAGCGAGCTCCGACCGGGAGACGTCTGGAAGTAG
- a CDS encoding ParB/RepB/Spo0J family partition protein produces the protein MATRRLGRGLDGLLPSAPSAAPRPSSSALIEQLHPNRDQPRRHFDDEALQELADSIAAHGVLEPILVRKREAGGYEIIAGERRWRAAQRAGVQELPIHVRELSDAVAFEAALVENIQREDLNPLETARAFQRLIDEFGHSQQQVAERVGKSRVAVTNALRLLKLPDEVLDLIDNGQLSEGHGRAVLTAPDAGTMKKLARLAVAKRLSVRELEKLARAAASGRKPEAATKAPKEKSANVRDLERRLSHALGSMVSVEDGPGGKGEVRIAYGSYAELDRLIEQLT, from the coding sequence GTGGCCACTCGTCGACTCGGTCGGGGCCTGGACGGCCTGCTCCCCTCTGCGCCCAGCGCGGCCCCGCGCCCCAGCAGCTCCGCGCTCATCGAGCAGCTGCACCCCAACCGCGATCAGCCGCGCCGGCACTTCGACGACGAGGCCCTGCAGGAGCTCGCCGACAGCATCGCCGCGCACGGCGTGCTCGAGCCCATCCTGGTGCGCAAGCGCGAGGCGGGGGGCTACGAGATCATCGCGGGCGAGCGCCGGTGGCGGGCTGCGCAGCGCGCCGGCGTCCAAGAGCTGCCCATCCACGTACGGGAGCTCAGCGACGCCGTGGCGTTCGAGGCCGCGCTGGTGGAGAACATCCAACGCGAAGACCTGAACCCCCTCGAGACGGCGCGCGCGTTCCAACGGCTGATCGACGAGTTCGGGCACTCGCAGCAACAGGTGGCCGAGCGCGTGGGCAAGAGCCGCGTGGCGGTCACGAACGCGCTGCGCCTGCTCAAGCTGCCGGACGAGGTGCTCGATCTGATCGACAACGGCCAGCTCAGCGAGGGTCACGGTCGCGCCGTGCTCACCGCCCCCGACGCGGGCACCATGAAGAAGCTCGCCCGGCTGGCCGTGGCCAAGCGGCTCAGCGTACGCGAGCTCGAGAAGCTGGCCCGAGCCGCCGCAAGCGGCCGGAAGCCCGAGGCGGCCACCAAGGCGCCCAAGGAGAAGTCTGCCAACGTGCGCGACCTCGAGCGGCGCCTGTCACACGCGCTGGGCTCCATGGTCAGCGTCGAAGACGGCCCCGGCGGCAAGGGCGAGGTTCGCATCGCGTACGGCAGCTACGCCGAGCTGGACAGGCTGATCGAGCAGCTCACCTGA
- a CDS encoding DedA family protein, producing the protein MTDALIGYIEVVAVWAPVWGFALVALFMTVESSFIPFPSEVVMIPAGFMAARGELSFGTPLLDATVAVLAGVVGSLLGAYVNYGLSAKLGQPFLERYGRFVLLPPAKLERAEELFRRYGAGATFVCRLLPGIRQLISIPAGLSGMPLGSFTLWTGLGAGLWVIILTAIGYFMGTHTAEMSYAELVHGGKDMIRANWVYGLPVLAIGFFAYIRLSQRVMRRDAEAGAAPDERAESAPSPHA; encoded by the coding sequence ATGACCGACGCGCTGATCGGATACATCGAAGTCGTGGCCGTGTGGGCACCCGTCTGGGGCTTCGCCCTGGTGGCCCTGTTCATGACCGTGGAGAGCTCGTTCATCCCGTTCCCCAGCGAGGTCGTGATGATCCCGGCCGGCTTCATGGCGGCACGCGGCGAGCTGAGCTTCGGAACGCCGCTGCTGGACGCGACCGTCGCCGTGCTGGCCGGCGTGGTGGGCTCACTGCTGGGCGCGTACGTCAACTACGGCCTCTCCGCGAAGCTGGGGCAGCCCTTCCTCGAGCGCTACGGGCGCTTCGTGCTCCTGCCGCCGGCCAAGCTGGAGCGCGCCGAAGAGCTCTTCCGCCGCTACGGCGCCGGCGCCACGTTCGTGTGCCGCTTGCTGCCGGGGATCCGCCAGCTCATCAGCATCCCGGCCGGCCTCTCGGGCATGCCGCTCGGCAGCTTCACGCTGTGGACGGGGCTCGGCGCGGGCTTGTGGGTGATCATCCTGACGGCCATCGGGTACTTCATGGGCACCCACACGGCCGAGATGAGCTATGCGGAGCTGGTCCATGGGGGCAAGGACATGATCCGGGCCAACTGGGTGTACGGGCTGCCCGTGCTGGCCATCGGCTTCTTCGCGTACATCCGGCTCAGCCAGCGCGTGATGCGTCGCGACGCCGAAGCAGGCGCCGCGCCCGACGAGAGGGCCGAGAGCGCGCCGAGTCCGCACGCCTGA
- a CDS encoding ParA family protein: MGRVVAIANQKGGVGKTTTAVNLGASLAVAEQRVLLIDLDPQGNASTGVGCAPGSVVRSSYQVLLGEAAVEDAVLETELEHLHVIPSSPDLAAAERELFGDDAWATRFRDAIASIRMQYDFILVDCPPSLGTLTINALTASDLVVVPLQCEYYALEGLSQLTNTIERVRNGLNPELAIHGVVLTMFDPRNNLANDVAAEVRQHFHVYETVIPRNIRLAEAPSHGKPVILYDAASRGSFQYLNLAREILDALPIQAA; this comes from the coding sequence ATGGGCCGCGTCGTCGCCATCGCGAATCAAAAAGGGGGCGTGGGTAAGACCACCACCGCCGTCAACCTCGGTGCGTCTCTCGCCGTGGCCGAGCAGCGCGTGCTGCTCATCGACCTCGACCCGCAGGGCAACGCGTCCACGGGCGTGGGCTGCGCGCCCGGCTCCGTGGTGCGCAGCAGCTACCAGGTGCTCCTGGGCGAGGCCGCCGTAGAGGACGCGGTGCTGGAGACCGAGCTCGAGCACCTGCACGTCATCCCCAGCTCGCCGGACTTGGCCGCGGCCGAGCGAGAGCTGTTCGGCGACGATGCCTGGGCCACGCGCTTCCGTGACGCCATCGCGTCCATCCGGATGCAGTACGACTTCATCCTGGTGGACTGTCCCCCGTCGCTGGGAACGCTCACCATCAACGCGCTCACCGCGTCGGACCTCGTCGTCGTGCCCCTGCAGTGCGAGTACTACGCGCTCGAGGGGCTCTCGCAGCTCACCAACACCATCGAGCGCGTGCGCAACGGGCTCAACCCCGAGCTGGCCATCCACGGTGTCGTCCTGACCATGTTCGACCCGCGCAACAACCTCGCCAACGACGTGGCCGCCGAGGTGCGCCAGCACTTCCACGTGTACGAGACGGTCATCCCCCGCAACATCCGGCTGGCCGAGGCGCCCTCGCACGGCAAGCCCGTCATCCTGTACGACGCGGCCTCCCGCGGCAGCTTCCAGTACCTCAACCTGGCGCGCGAGATCCTCGACGCCCTCCCCATCCAGGCAGCCTGA